AGCCAGCCCCAAGCCAAAGCCTTTGACATCGTGCAGGTTGCCGCGTAGGAATTCGGTAAAATTTATCGAATATTTTACTGACCAAGTCCTTGGACATCCCTATACCATGATCTGTTATTTTGATCATGATGCCATGAGCATAGTCAAGTGTCGTTACCTTGATCGACGGCTCCTCGGCCGAAATATTTATTTGCATTGTCCAATAGATTATAAACAATGTTAGTCAAATGCATCTGATCCGCTACTAGAGTTTGATTAATCGCTTTGAGGTCCTTGGTGAAGT
This Reichenbachiella ulvae DNA region includes the following protein-coding sequences:
- a CDS encoding ATP-binding protein codes for the protein MQINISAEEPSIKVTTLDYAHGIMIKITDHGIGMSKDLVSKIFDKFYRIPTRQPARCQRLWLGAGLCKKHGGGSTEVTNRSKK